One window of the Streptomyces asoensis genome contains the following:
- a CDS encoding NAD-dependent epimerase/dehydratase family protein has translation MRVLLAGASGVLGRKIVRELTAAGHEVAGLGRGAENTLRADLLDREAVLRAVDGHGFDGVVHAATALQGKSLMRHQDMEPTNLLRTEGTANLLAAARETGARRFVAESMVFGYGYGDHGDAKLTEADARFGPRDANPWLERHVGAMRTKEELAFGADGIEAVSLRFGLFYGAGATDTTVLPMLRRRALPVVPDKGRALAWVDVDDAARAVLLALTVSGAAGQAYNIADDAPLGFGSHVRAVAQAFGAPAPLTVPLWLLKPAPLAHTIMSSNLRLANDKARRELGWAPTHAGCATGLQALADHLALAEAAGPLAA, from the coding sequence ATGAGGGTTCTGCTGGCGGGTGCGAGCGGCGTGCTGGGCCGGAAGATCGTGCGGGAGCTGACTGCGGCCGGGCACGAGGTGGCCGGTCTGGGGCGGGGTGCGGAGAACACCCTGCGCGCCGATCTGCTCGACCGTGAGGCGGTGCTGCGCGCCGTCGACGGGCACGGCTTCGATGGTGTTGTGCACGCAGCGACCGCTCTGCAAGGCAAGTCGCTGATGCGTCACCAGGACATGGAGCCCACCAATCTCCTGCGCACCGAGGGCACCGCCAACCTGCTCGCGGCGGCGCGGGAGACCGGCGCGCGGCGGTTCGTGGCCGAATCGATGGTGTTCGGCTACGGCTACGGGGACCACGGCGACGCGAAGCTGACCGAGGCAGACGCCCGGTTCGGTCCACGGGACGCCAATCCGTGGCTGGAGCGGCACGTCGGCGCGATGCGGACCAAGGAGGAGCTGGCGTTCGGCGCGGACGGAATCGAGGCGGTGAGCCTTCGGTTCGGCCTGTTCTACGGCGCCGGGGCCACCGACACCACCGTCCTGCCCATGCTGCGCCGGCGCGCGCTGCCGGTGGTGCCGGACAAGGGCCGGGCGCTGGCCTGGGTGGACGTCGACGACGCGGCGCGCGCTGTCCTCCTCGCACTGACCGTCTCCGGTGCGGCCGGCCAGGCGTACAACATCGCGGACGACGCCCCGCTCGGCTTCGGCTCACATGTCCGTGCGGTCGCCCAGGCCTTCGGCGCCCCGGCCCCGCTGACCGTGCCGCTCTGGCTGCTCAAGCCCGCGCCGCTGGCGCACACCATCATGTCGAGCAATCTGCGGCTGGCGAACGACAAGGCCCGGCGCGAGCTCGGCTGGGCCCCCACCCACGCCGGGTGTGCCACCGGGCTGCAAGCTCTCGCCGACCATCTGGCCCTTGCCGAAGCGGCCGGGCCACTGGCAGCCTGA